The DNA window GCTGGGAGACTGTGCATTCTCCGGACATCTCCCAGGAACGGCTGGACCGAAGAACAAGTTCCGAACTATattatttcttttcattcttcttTAACGACCCCCtaatttttcacaaattttAGAGCCTTTTTATAGGGTCCCCCCATGATACCTTTTTTCGTTTTATGAGTTGTGTATCAGGGAAAATAACATAAGAGTACTTAATTGCCATGTATTGTTGTacattaatttattttgaaGTATTTATTATTGGGTATATTACATCGGGTTAAATTTACCCGACGTTAGTGATGGTATTACTAATTGTACGTTAGTGTTCTGGGGTTAAGAAGTTAACTTGTGTAAACATTTTCAGACAATTGTTATTCCAAGCAGAAGTTTGACTTATgttgtaaataatgtttttgaatGAGCGATTGTTGGGCCACAAGCATCCTTACCATTCTCATTAGTTTTCAACACTTCTCTGCTTTCATTTAGCTTCTGTACTGTCATCTCCAACTGCTCCTTCAGTTTTGACGCCTGTAAAATACATATGAGTAAATATTGTTACCAAATTcattaaaatcagtttcatttattttaactggACTATTTCACAACAAGTTCTTCTATGTAGGAGGATAACTTACAGTATAGTGATGAATAAATACACAGATGGGAGGTACTAACAGAAGATAAATGTCTCTCTCTTGGTTTCTGATTTTCACAACACAGGACAGATGTGTaagtatgtttgtttttcctgctaCGGATTCAGTGTAACTTTAATTAGACTAGACAAGCCGGACAAATTTTTCCCACCAGAGCATTGTGAACTGAAAATGTTCTtattcagggttcatacacattttgaccaatggatttccatgacttttccatgacttttccatgactttaaaccaaatttccatgaccgaacatttcgtgaaaaagtgacaaaatgtagtattcaaactaacaatgagaattccaaggcatacagtgtaccttaaatgacacaaacccaagtatgcctgcttatattttgagcatatttctttaaaaatatatgaattatttcaaacgtaaatgaactagggatgggcattcgattaaattgtcttaatcgatcgtcggaagaattaacgatcgatttttcgattaatcattcatatttttatattaaaattcactatttatagcctatattaaaatgcagtgaaaatagaaaaaactgcgtgtttcctcattgagctctttattacaagattaacaactcttgtggcagttaaacgggatccgttcaatgttacacttgaaaatatgcgctgctgtaatCTTGAGCCccgagagagagcagctagccgctgagagctagctcgatctgacggctctcgacctctcagtccggtcgttgtaacgccctcactcccggaacccctcacccagacccgggtctgtccgggttaccctccgcgtggactgagggtccgtgtgcggacatgaagccgagcagcagaggcttagctccaggctgcttcctccagctgctaacagcctcgctgtgctgcgttcagggcaactcggatattccgacctcctgccacatagcgaacatgcaatagtttattgatgaaaaaatgtcatcaatgaaattcttaatgatcaattaatcaatagtcgagtaattatgcccatccctaaaacgaacgacatgaaaataagaatagaacaaattttcatgacttttccaaaacttttgggagattatttttttccatgacttttccaggcctggaaaaacacattttaaaattccatgactattccaggttttccatgaccgtacaaACCCTgcttattatataaaatatctCTAGAGTTTTGATTGAGTCACTAAGCACCTCTCTCACTGACTCTCAAAAACCCACAGACCCATGCTTCGAAGAAATACCACCACAGTGGTAAAACAAATCCATAATGTTTTCACGGTAGGCCCTCCCCTGTTCTGTACAGTTGGCTCAGCCCCGAGAGGCAAATGTTAGATTTTTGATGCTAcgcaaaataaatataatctgaCTTTGACCTCACACGTTGGCTTGGAACTAATCCAATAGCAATTCAAATTCCTTTTCATGATTTGAAGACATACCTGCTCATCCTTGGTGATGACCTGCTGCTGAGCGCTCTGCAGATCTTTCTCTACATTCTGAAGTTTCTCAGATGTGTCCTGCAGGAACTTCTCCTGTGACACGGTCACAGtgtttttgacttttatttttccaactAGGCCTCGAACCTCCCCCTGCAGCTTCTTAATGATACCATTCGCCTggataaaaatattaaaataaataaaaggtggAACTGAACCATATTCAAACATTAGGGCAGTCCAATACTTAGTTGCCAGTTTAAAAGTTACAACAACTGTTTCTATTAAGTTATCAGGCACATTTATATCAATGAAATTAGTTTAAAGGACAGGAAAACCTCTCTAATGCAACCGAGTTGAGCAGCATTAAAAAAGTCATCCTCCCTTTATGAAAAGTCTAAACCTGTTCATGGATCATACAGGACACAGGAACACCTCAGAGTGTTGGTCTACAATTGTCATAAAGAGATAATAAATGATCCAATCATGTGTTCAGTTTTAGTGTACAATTACACAGCAGATGGACACGCTGCATGCAGCCTCACAAACCTTTATAAGCTCCTCAGATAGTGTTTTCACCGTTGCTTCAAGTTTTTTCATCTGAAGCTCTTTACTTTCAGCATTTTCTTCTACTGATTCCTGAGAACAGAAAACGAAACAGGAAGAAATGCGGATTTTGTATGGGTCTATTTTCAGCTGTGGATGAATTCATTATAAGTACACTTATGATTTTGTGCAGTAAAGGGCATTTGTGAGATTGATTCGAACTAAGCTACAGAATGTGTTCATGGTTATACAGTTCGTCACATAATGCATCAGTGCGATTGATTCGCTTTTACTCGTTTGTGGACGATGGAGCTCTTTGCCATAGAGGAATAAGATATACAATAATTGGCTTTAGATATATATTAGAAGCCAATATTTCATTGGTTGATAATtagtaaatgttatttttaatggAATTTCAGTGCTTCTGAATGGTATCTTTGCCTTGCtttcccctcttttctctcctctgcagtcAGTGTCAATGCTCATTTAAATGAAGGCACAGACATGCATTATTATACTAATAgtcaggcacgtgcacagatagacccctagtggtgctcaagcaccagcccttttgccctggatgagaaaagtgcccttctgctggagcccaattttttcttcattcatcaatatttaagaataaaaattactctctctgtcatcaattccccccaatgtgttttgatatctgacggggcatttatttgagttcttgtgagaatttcgccccgacatgctccgccccacccctccttctccccttcctcctcatgcagctgaGCGCCAAAcgctgcagccacttctcctctgacccgcagcatcagacaaacaggtaatgacgctgtgtgtgcaatcccccgactttgtgtgatgataaatgaaccacaacattagcgccGCAGAAAACAATACGTCGCAACTGGTCGGTCGgtcggacggacagacagacagacagacagacagacagacagacagacagacagacagacagacagacagacagacagacagacagacagacagacagacagacagacagacagacagacagacagacagacagacagacagacagacagacagacagacagacagacagacagacagacagacagacagacagacagacagacagacagacagacagacagacagacagacagacagacagacagacagacagacagacagacagacagacagacagacagacagacagacagacagacagacagacagacagacagacagacagacagacagacagacagacagacagacagacagacagacagacagacagacagacagacagacagacagacagacagacagacagacagacagacagacagacagacagacagacagacagacagacagacagacagacagacagacagacagacagacagacagacagacagacagacagacagacagacagacagagaatttaaaggcagttttactatTCTACAAATTaagttcactagttttgtttcatttaaaatcttaattattgaaatgaaaggtagatcttaagttgagctacatgacagtctggtgaggcatattgtggtatattattagtgttgtgctgcttatacttcaactctgtcagaaaacagtaaacaaaaatgtgtgtgtactgtgttgtcagctttatagagattatgtaagtcactcttgattattatgcacaacatttatttatctcatttacaaaatttgcagcataatgccaagaaaagacagactccaaaagcagaaggatagggaactgcaacaagcagttcagggtagcagctctcttttttattggatcaggccatcaactagtaaaacaaatgagggagaatgagtacgtttttattgatttattattattattatttttaatttcataaacaaTTTTGGCGATtggtgccctttttttttggtttgagcacctgccccccaaaatgtatGTGCACGTGCCTGCTAATAGTGAACGGTTTTCAACAAGTTTAAAACAGACGCTTGGAGGTGACGCTTATCTCAACTTTCAGCCCTGGTAGTAAAGTATTTATGCGTCTTCAGTCCTGGTCTTAAAGTGTCTCAGGTGACGTGATGGTAGTAAGCagggattaaagcaaaaaaaaatcatctgactgaaaaaaaaaaatcggcacTCACTTTGGGTCGTGGCTGCTTACCGCCTCAATATTTGAACTTCACGTGGTCCATTATCACTTAATAGTTTAAAGCTAGGGCataaaaccaatatttttttgcaagacTTCACCATTCGTGTTAATGGGCTATAAATGACAAAATCTGCACGAGTTGTCAGAGCaagcatttatttccacaatgcTTTCAAGAACAATTATATGCCAacgcatggatttttttttaaaatgccgCGTCAACTTATCCATTCAAACATGAGAAAGACGCAAGGCAtggttcacaaacaaaaggttaaaaaaatcacagctgattggtgaagttattgcaaatcatatcagtgttacacccccccctatttttttttctcttcggatctgcatcgatctcatttttaaggccgatttatagtcgttttttacgcacgcacgcacgcagcttctactgactcgttttggtttatagtttcCCTACAGtggcgcgtgttgcaacgcaattcaccgccagaccactagccggagtaatgttttttgttgaagtcggctcttcttcgtgtgtggcataCGTTTatatacatcgccacggcggctcctcagagcctttttctggcggacaaatctgccggtcagtgacgggttatactagtgttcatagtttcggatcttttctgccaagtgctcttctattttggtctatattcgttcttgtaaatcttccgtggtttccgcagtttccgggtatgaaaccggaaatgcgactccggaaggccgatttatactcggctttttacgccttatgcgagcggagttgacggaaatccgtcatagcgacggaaaactttaatccatgAGTAAGTTATCTGTCTGGCATAGGATCAGGAAATATTATAAAGTATGCAGTAAAGTGGGCTGTGTATGCATTTCCTACCTTCTGCTGCTGAGTGGCTTCCAGCACCTCTTTTGTTCGGCGCATCAGCTGATCCTTATCTTTGACTTCCTGGTCTAGAACAGCTACTCTCATCTGCAGCTGGTTCACTAAACGCTCTTTCTCATGGACCTCTGTATCCAAAGTGCTGTTCTCCCTCCTCAGGGACAGAACTTGCTGCTTTGAGCGCTGGCACTCCTACAGAGGTAACACACATAGGAGCAGGAACACAATCCCACAAGTAAAATAAACACTGCAACAGACATGGGGATGTCAAGAGAACCAATACTTTgtaataatactaatactatCCAGTCGATGCCAACATTCGATTGCTCCATATATCAGCAACAGTGGACATGTTCATTCTAGGCTATATGAGATTATAGTCTAAGTTTCTCtctgtaaaatattttcctGATAAGAgaatattttgattttgaacaagaaaaaaagaggaacacATCTGAGTTGGAGtttgattttttctttcttggtaTAGGCATCTGATTTTAAAAGGCACTATGGTGATAAATCGGCCAATCAGCATTGGGAGGTATGTGCTTTAGAGTGCCCTTCTAGTGGTTAATAATTTTAAATCCCTCGATAGTTTATAACGGTGTTCCTCAAGGATCCATCTAAGGCCCATTTCCCTTTACTCTATTCATGAATATTCGTTTTCCAACTCAGTAGTGTAGCACCTTTTTGAGGCATGCGATAGAAGCTTGACGAATAAGGGACAGACTGCCCCTTACTGACAAGACCCGATTATGAAACAGATGTTGGTATACACGGCATCGTTTGTAATGAGTCCCCAGAATGTCCGAAGGAGCCGACATGAGAAAACAGAAGGATATCCGGGGTGAGTGGATGTGTTGATGATGCGCCTAACATGCGACAGatacaaaaaaaggaagaaagaaatacaaatatctcaggtcCTTCACTTACCTCCTCTGCTCCAACTAGTTTAATCTTCAGGTCTCTGATGGAAGACTCGTTCTTGtatttcctctctgtcagctcTCTGCAGGAGGCCTCTAGCTCTGTCACTCTGctgtgaagctgctggctaCTCTTTTTGTGAGAGCTCTCCAAGTCCTGACGGAGCTGCTCAATCTGCTGCTGAAGCCTGCTTTGCAACTGAAAAATATCAAGAACAAATACCAAATAAATGTCTAAGAACCCTATAATCCACGTCTGTGCCATTGATCAGCTTGGTATATTCCACATAAATGGCTGCTTCAGAGAAAAAACCTGCAACTGCAAACTATTCAACATATacgatgataaaaaaaagattcagtTAAATCCCTATATGATGTCTTTCATTGACTTTTAGATTATCTGTTGTGGAACAAGcctcagaaaaaaatataaaatatggaTCTTACCTCCacagccttctctctctccaactgTAACTCCTGAGAATGACGGCTGGACAGAGAGCTGCTCTGACATGTCCACTCTGAACGCAGTTTGTCCAACTCTTTAGTCTTCTCAGATAGAGTCTATGAGAGAAATTCAGACATGTTATGATAGCTAGTGTTTGGTTTTGACCTTTTACCTAATTTATgaaagtgaaaactaaatggCAATGATGAAAGTACTGAAATTTGTGTCCAAACATGATTAGTAACCAAAGTAGCTAAGAATTAGAACTTGTTGGATTACTTTTGAACAGAAGAGCAGACTGATATGAAGTCAAAATCTTATACAGTCAACATCCCCTTGATTATTGCACCAAATCTAGAACTTTATATAAGCAAATCACTGATTTGGATATCTCAGcacaggattattttatttagacCCTGAGGAAAACTAGAGTTACCATTGTAACAGTGCTACATTCAACTTAAGTATTTAAACACTACATTCAATGACAGCACACCTGTTGAGCATAACTCAGTTGTCTGGACAGATCATCTTCAGTCTTCTTAAGCTTCGTCTCCAGGGCCTGCTTCTCTACCTGAACGATTGGGGTGACATGGCCTTATAAACATcacatggggaaaaaaaaacatgcctcaAATTGTGTCTTGAATCTTTGTTCACATGTAATACTCTGTTCAGGGGACTACGAAAATGTCAAAATGCCAGACAGTATTATGAGGATGAATTATGTTGAATGAGCAAACCTTCAGAGATGAGAGACGCACTGCCAGATAGTCCTTAATCTCCTTGTCAGAACCTTGAACAAGGCGTAAAGACAAGTGATTCAGGTGTTTGAATGCGTTTGTCTCAACAACACTGAAGTTAGCAGGGCCTTCAAGCATTGAAGACTGACATGACAAGTGCAGGAGAAACCTGTGGAAAAGACAATAAACGATCATTAAGTGTCAGTTGTTGTTTTAGTGAAGTACATTATATTGAAAGGTGTCTAATATTTTTCAACCACTAGATTAAACTTAAGATGAAAAACCATGGGAATGTCAAATTCTCTTCAGCAACCAGTCAAAAAACATTAATCTGAATCAGATTATCACAGTATTATTtgcaacttaaaaaaaataaaatgttgtgcaTGAGACTATATGCAAATCAATGGAATTATTAGGACTGATACAAATCAATAATTCAAATCTAGATCTTAACTGATTTAGCTGAACAATGTTATACTGTGTGTCATTTGCATTTCATCGTACCTTGGATTCTCTGACTCTTGCTCAGAATAGCACAGGTTTAGCAGGTCGATAAACTTCTGAGGAAATGATGCAAAGTCGATCAGTAGCCCCTGCTGGACTTTCAGACTACTCCGACAAtgacaaagaaagaaatcatCAGTGAACGTTGCTCACGACATCCTATATTCAAACACTGAGCTTATACAAGTAAATCTTTACCTTTGGAAATCTTCTTCTGATATAGAGAGGTTGAAGAGAAAATATGGATCCAGATCATCTGTTAGTCTTACGAGAAGATCCTAACAGAAACAAGAGCAACAGGTCAGTCACCAGGAAGACGCCTCGTCttcatttagattattttcACAAAAATCCTACTTACTCGTTTGTGCACTGGACTTGTTGTCAACTGAAGATTGATGATGACACGAATATTTGCTTTCCTGCAAAATTAAACTGTTAAACCTCTTAAAACAGTACGTATGCTACGTGGTCATTGCCACTTTGTAACTTTCATAACCTTGATTGTGCTATGGTGATTGATGGTACTGGTcagtaaataaattaataaataaaataacatttatataatgTGACATGGCAGAACTTTACTGTACAAATAACTTTGAACATGTCTgacaataattaattaaaacatagATGGGCAGTTTTGATAATAATTTGGCAGATACTTTTCTCTATATTTAATTCAAACAAATGTGATATTCCTCTCCCAGTACTTGAATAATAATGGCATTCTTCACCCAACCCTcgatcagcatagtggtgagtggatgAGTGGATTCTTCATTTATTTGGTAAACTATCCCTGTATGCAAAGGTTAAGTTCATAAATTGTCTTATTTGGCTTTGAACGGTGTGTATATTACCCAATTTAATCTAGTCTCTAGCTTATTATCCATCCCAGCTAATTAAACCAGCACAACTTCTTCTGAAGTTCAGATCACAAACTATCCAGAACAGTAACATGTCACACTGCTGTAAATATGACTTTGTTCCATCAGTGAAGTAATGACAGATCAGCAGGGACAACAGTGTCTGTGTATCATGGTTCTTTTGTCCTTCATCGTGATACAAGATTATGGATAATTATATTGTGGTTGTAATCTCAAGCTGTGGTCTATTTTGATTAGGAAGATTCCTGTGTAAAAAAGTGTATGGACAGTTTTACCTGATGCAAATAAGTCACCTCTCTTAAATAGATTTAAAGAAAAGGTCAAATGCACCATGTCTGGAAACTCTTCATACTTATGTCTGAAAATTATTTACTCTTGATCTTTCCTAAGTTCCTTATTTCGTATTCAAGTATTATTTTAATGGTTCAACTATTCAAACTTCCAGGTTACcgttaatttaacatttacaacCTATGTCCTATAAGTAACTAGTTGAATCATCTGTTCTCATGAGGTGTGA is part of the Limanda limanda chromosome 9, fLimLim1.1, whole genome shotgun sequence genome and encodes:
- the sass6 gene encoding spindle assembly abnormal protein 6 homolog, whose product is MEELFSKVLQVNVRCRDCEERKANIRVIINLQLTTSPVHKRDLLVRLTDDLDPYFLFNLSISEEDFQSLKVQQGLLIDFASFPQKFIDLLNLCYSEQESENPRFLLHLSCQSSMLEGPANFSVVETNAFKHLNHLSLRLVQGSDKEIKDYLAVRLSSLKVEKQALETKLKKTEDDLSRQLSYAQQTLSEKTKELDKLRSEWTCQSSSLSSRHSQELQLEREKAVELQSRLQQQIEQLRQDLESSHKKSSQQLHSRVTELEASCRELTERKYKNESSIRDLKIKLVGAEEECQRSKQQVLSLRRENSTLDTEVHEKERLVNQLQMRVAVLDQEVKDKDQLMRRTKEVLEATQQQKESVEENAESKELQMKKLEATVKTLSEELIKANGIIKKLQGEVRGLVGKIKVKNTVTVSQEKFLQDTSEKLQNVEKDLQSAQQQVITKDEQASKLKEQLEMTVQKLNESREVLKTNENVINWLNKQLNEKQLSRNPQPPECVGNPSVLSTTPGLRAQFYPQTVKAVVCPGMTVDVTPAEQRAVQPASRQIGDYPGLDSKYFERRDDSIPIYGLSSNLLHREFTQQTKPPVASAYFSA